A window from Streptomyces sp. NBC_00271 encodes these proteins:
- a CDS encoding HEXXH motif domain-containing protein — protein MRLHHLSNPVLDALNSVTENEEAVGFLLDAESSRRLLLLRAILDAAADADDVRRAWKLLEAAERADPAAFRTVLLDPQVGVWAASLLRRLSRPDPAAATEIETPLHVELGFLGQLAAAVFITAGADFRACVPVREGRVFLPGLGRATVGGDLRGTAEVWRQDGVVRVGAGGVTVTVPDETENDAPGWEGQRWLRAQHAGVDLTLALDDLGPYAPVPQLTAPGRLAPAQFASWQRWFERMWPVLVEGHTDGARALAAGLRSVIPLPRGERLRARAASSSDAFGCLLLSEPDEDEDVLPAQLGVAVLHEFRHTLLNGLIFLTPLFDECDDLFYAPWRDDPRPLGGLVHGAYAFSGVAHYWRTRGPEGLAGFEYALWRSAVRTVLGTLRDHPALTPLGRSLIGSLDEQTAPWPAESVGAREQRLAHLATVHHRATWRVHHLHVPPAHARELADDWRAERRVDVGMRPERALRADSGACRLDTLALLARLSLIAPGEFDALRAAENPARTVPGVVPADLALVDGDAASAVKLYTEELMGPVARPAAWAGLGLALAECGERAAGTALIERPELALAVSRSLPTPPDPALLAHWLAE, from the coding sequence ATGCGTCTTCACCACCTCTCCAACCCTGTCCTGGACGCGCTGAACTCCGTCACCGAGAACGAGGAAGCCGTCGGTTTTCTGCTCGACGCGGAGTCGAGCCGACGCCTGTTGCTGTTGCGCGCGATCCTGGACGCGGCAGCGGACGCCGACGACGTCCGTCGGGCCTGGAAGCTGCTCGAAGCCGCCGAGCGGGCGGACCCGGCGGCCTTCCGTACGGTGCTCCTCGACCCGCAGGTGGGTGTGTGGGCGGCGAGCCTGCTGCGCAGACTGTCCCGCCCGGATCCGGCGGCGGCGACCGAGATCGAGACACCGCTGCACGTGGAGCTGGGGTTCCTCGGACAGTTGGCGGCGGCCGTGTTCATCACCGCCGGGGCCGACTTCCGTGCGTGTGTGCCGGTGCGGGAGGGGCGGGTGTTCCTGCCAGGCCTTGGCCGGGCCACGGTCGGTGGCGATCTCCGGGGAACCGCCGAGGTGTGGAGGCAGGACGGGGTGGTCCGGGTCGGCGCGGGCGGTGTGACCGTGACGGTGCCGGACGAGACGGAGAACGACGCCCCGGGATGGGAGGGGCAGCGGTGGCTGCGTGCGCAGCACGCGGGAGTCGACCTCACCCTCGCCCTCGACGACCTCGGACCCTATGCACCGGTGCCGCAGCTGACGGCGCCCGGACGTCTCGCTCCCGCGCAGTTCGCTTCCTGGCAGCGCTGGTTCGAGCGCATGTGGCCGGTACTGGTGGAGGGTCACACGGACGGCGCCCGGGCCTTGGCCGCGGGCTTGCGATCCGTCATTCCGCTGCCGCGGGGCGAGCGGCTGCGCGCGCGGGCGGCTTCGTCGAGCGACGCGTTCGGGTGCCTGCTGCTGTCCGAGCCGGACGAGGACGAAGACGTCCTCCCGGCGCAGCTGGGGGTCGCCGTCCTGCATGAGTTCCGGCACACCCTGCTCAACGGCCTCATCTTCCTTACGCCGCTGTTCGATGAGTGCGACGACCTGTTCTACGCGCCCTGGCGCGACGATCCGCGCCCCCTCGGGGGGCTGGTGCATGGGGCCTATGCCTTCTCAGGGGTCGCGCACTACTGGCGCACGCGCGGCCCGGAAGGGCTTGCGGGCTTCGAGTACGCGCTGTGGCGGAGCGCCGTCCGCACGGTGCTCGGGACCCTGCGCGACCACCCCGCCCTGACTCCGCTGGGGCGCTCGCTGATCGGCAGCCTGGACGAACAGACCGCGCCCTGGCCTGCGGAGTCGGTGGGAGCGCGTGAACAGCGCCTTGCGCATCTCGCGACGGTCCACCACCGTGCGACCTGGCGTGTGCACCACCTCCATGTGCCCCCGGCGCATGCGAGGGAGCTGGCTGACGACTGGCGGGCGGAGCGGCGCGTGGATGTCGGCATGCGCCCCGAGCGCGCGTTGCGGGCCGATTCGGGCGCCTGTCGGCTCGACACACTCGCGCTGCTGGCGCGCCTCAGCCTCATCGCCCCCGGCGAGTTCGACGCCCTGCGCGCGGCGGAGAACCCGGCGAGGACGGTGCCGGGTGTCGTTCCCGCCGATCTGGCGCTGGTGGACGGCGACGCCGCGAGCGCGGTCAAGCTGTACACCGAGGAACTCATGGGTCCGGTCGCCAGACCCGCCGCCTGGGCCGGACTCGGCCTTGCGCTGGCCGAGTGCGGCGAGCGAGCCGCCGGGACCGCCCTGATCGAACGACCCGAACTGGCCCTGGCCGTCAGCCGGTCGCTGCCCACCCCGCCCGATCCGGCACTTCTGGCTCACTGGCTCGCGGAGTAG
- a CDS encoding MFS transporter has product MTSTETTPSSPAEPPQGPAAVADRRRWFALAIVMTAAFMDLVDVTIVNIAIPSIKQDEGASFSQIQWITAGYALAFAAGLITGGRLGDIHGRKRLFLVGIGGFTIASALCGFAANPEMLVASRILQGGMAALMVPQVLSIVHATFPAHERGKVFGLFGAIVGLGAVSGPLLGALLTEWNLFGLEWRPIFLINLPVGIAALILGRRFISESKAPKALKLDLVGVALVTLGLLMLLYPLTRGRELGWPLWGYVSMGGALLVFAALVAYERRKAARDGSPLVELSLFKVKSFAAGIAVQTVFGVGLGIFFLVWTLYMQVGLGWRPLRAGLTGVPFSIAVSAAAGMSVQLLVPRFGRKVLQAGALIMAAGVLLYIWESERYGLSIASWQMALPLVVMGAGMGFIVAPLTDAVLSEVPREHSGSASGLINTVQQMGNALGLGLVSVVFFGQIGDRLTPAQVGPAFVNGFQHALGWVVAVMVAIFLLMFALPKRPAQHVEGVEDTAAGEPENANPAAGTPVSDSEPALLG; this is encoded by the coding sequence ATGACCTCCACCGAGACCACTCCCAGCAGTCCGGCCGAGCCGCCGCAGGGCCCGGCAGCCGTGGCCGACCGACGGCGCTGGTTCGCGCTCGCCATCGTGATGACCGCGGCCTTCATGGACCTGGTCGACGTCACGATCGTCAACATCGCGATTCCCTCGATCAAGCAGGACGAGGGCGCGTCCTTCAGCCAGATCCAGTGGATCACCGCCGGCTACGCGCTCGCCTTCGCCGCCGGGCTCATCACCGGTGGACGGCTCGGCGACATCCACGGCCGCAAGCGGCTCTTCCTGGTCGGCATAGGCGGCTTCACGATCGCCTCCGCGCTGTGCGGCTTCGCCGCGAACCCGGAGATGCTCGTCGCCTCGCGCATCCTGCAGGGCGGGATGGCCGCGCTGATGGTGCCGCAGGTGCTGTCGATCGTGCACGCGACCTTCCCGGCGCACGAGCGGGGCAAGGTCTTCGGCCTCTTCGGAGCGATCGTCGGCCTGGGCGCGGTGTCCGGCCCGCTGCTCGGCGCGCTGCTCACCGAGTGGAACCTCTTCGGTCTCGAATGGCGGCCGATCTTCCTCATCAACCTGCCGGTGGGCATCGCCGCGCTGATCCTGGGACGCCGCTTCATCAGCGAGTCCAAGGCCCCGAAGGCCCTCAAGCTCGACCTCGTCGGCGTGGCCCTCGTGACGCTGGGCCTGCTGATGCTGCTCTACCCGCTGACGCGCGGGCGTGAGCTGGGCTGGCCGCTGTGGGGGTACGTGTCGATGGGCGGCGCCCTCCTCGTCTTCGCGGCGCTGGTGGCGTACGAGCGGCGGAAGGCGGCGCGGGACGGTTCGCCGCTGGTGGAGCTGTCGCTGTTCAAGGTGAAGAGCTTCGCCGCGGGCATCGCCGTCCAGACCGTCTTCGGGGTCGGCCTCGGCATCTTCTTCCTGGTCTGGACGCTGTACATGCAGGTCGGCCTGGGCTGGCGCCCGCTGCGGGCGGGTCTGACCGGGGTCCCGTTCTCGATCGCGGTCTCGGCCGCGGCGGGCATGTCGGTGCAGCTGCTCGTCCCGCGCTTCGGGCGCAAGGTGCTCCAGGCCGGCGCGCTGATCATGGCGGCCGGGGTGCTGCTCTACATCTGGGAGTCCGAGCGGTACGGCCTGTCCATCGCCTCCTGGCAGATGGCGCTTCCGCTGGTCGTCATGGGCGCGGGCATGGGCTTCATCGTGGCCCCGCTGACCGACGCGGTGCTGTCGGAGGTGCCGCGCGAGCACTCCGGTTCGGCGTCGGGCCTCATCAACACCGTGCAGCAGATGGGCAACGCGCTCGGACTCGGCCTGGTGTCCGTGGTCTTCTTCGGCCAGATCGGCGACCGCCTGACCCCCGCCCAGGTGGGCCCGGCCTTCGTCAACGGCTTCCAGCACGCGCTGGGCTGGGTCGTGGCGGTGATGGTCGCGATCTTCCTGCTGATGTTCGCACTGCCGAAGCGGCCGGCGCAGCATGTCGAGGGGGTGGAGGACACCGCGGCCGGCGAGCCGGAGAACGCGAACCCGGCGGCGGGCACCCCGGTGTCCGACAGCGAGCCGGCGCTGCTCGGCTGA
- a CDS encoding helix-turn-helix transcriptional regulator: MTTDTPARLLQLLSLLQTPREWPGGELSERLGVSRRTVRRDIDRLRELGYPVQATKGADGGYRLVAGKAMPPLVLDDEEAVAIAVGLRAGAGHAVEGVEEASVRALAKLEQVLPSRLRHRVSTLQAATTPLTSGDGASIAPETLTVIAASVTGRERLRFAYRSGDDTPSRRLAEPYRLVSTGRRWYLVAYDLDRDDWRTFRVDRIAEPFATGVRFTPRELPTGNAAEYLRQSMYGRQETYDFEVAFAAPAAFVAARLPKWFGAPEPIDERNCLLRSSAGDAVEWLAVRLAMVDCEFTVRRPAELVECVRELGGRLTRAAGGPEDGSEGGAAGRAGDGAEGGRREGRGVRAG; encoded by the coding sequence ATGACGACGGACACCCCGGCCCGGCTCCTCCAGTTGCTCTCCCTCCTCCAGACGCCCCGCGAATGGCCCGGCGGCGAGCTCTCCGAGCGTCTTGGCGTGTCCCGGCGTACCGTCCGCCGCGACATCGACCGGCTCCGGGAGCTGGGTTATCCGGTACAGGCGACGAAGGGGGCCGACGGCGGGTACCGGCTGGTGGCGGGCAAGGCGATGCCGCCGCTCGTGCTCGACGACGAGGAGGCGGTGGCGATCGCGGTGGGGCTGCGGGCCGGCGCCGGGCACGCGGTCGAGGGCGTCGAAGAGGCCTCGGTGCGGGCCCTCGCCAAACTGGAGCAGGTGCTGCCGTCCCGGCTGCGCCACCGTGTGTCCACGCTCCAGGCCGCGACCACCCCGCTGACCAGCGGGGACGGGGCGAGCATCGCGCCCGAGACGCTGACCGTGATCGCCGCGTCGGTGACCGGGCGGGAACGGCTGCGGTTCGCCTACCGCTCGGGGGACGACACCCCTTCACGACGCCTGGCCGAGCCCTACCGTCTCGTGTCCACCGGCCGTCGCTGGTACCTCGTCGCCTACGACCTCGACCGCGACGACTGGCGCACCTTCCGCGTCGACCGGATCGCCGAGCCCTTCGCGACCGGCGTCCGTTTCACGCCACGCGAACTGCCGACGGGCAACGCGGCCGAATACCTGCGGCAGTCGATGTACGGGCGCCAGGAGACGTACGACTTCGAGGTCGCCTTCGCCGCGCCCGCCGCGTTCGTCGCGGCCCGCCTGCCCAAGTGGTTCGGCGCGCCCGAGCCGATCGACGAGCGCAACTGTCTGCTGCGTTCCTCCGCCGGGGACGCCGTGGAGTGGCTGGCGGTACGGCTCGCGATGGTCGACTGCGAGTTCACGGTGCGGCGGCCGGCGGAACTGGTGGAGTGTGTACGGGAGTTGGGCGGGCGCCTGACTCGGGCGGCGGGCGGCCCGGAAGACGGGTCGGAGGGCGGGGCGGCGGGCAGGGCGGGAGACGGGGCGGAGGGTGGCCGCCGGGAAGGGCGCGGCGTCAGGGCCGGGTGA
- a CDS encoding TetR family transcriptional regulator, with the protein MEIARAAAGLFMRHGLRATRAEDIARAAGVAPRTFYRYFAGKEECLAPLFSAGVEKWAEAVRDAPADLSVPEALRHAVVQTLTPGVGLRPESMDWVRALLRLAEGSPALLRVWGEACQGAERTLAQVLEARASVAGGGAEFRLGAAVAGAAVRVAVEAWAAGDEPADGPAGPVALAVRHLEALRDFPWGAV; encoded by the coding sequence ATGGAGATCGCGCGGGCCGCGGCCGGGCTCTTCATGAGGCACGGTCTGCGTGCCACCCGAGCCGAGGACATCGCCCGCGCCGCCGGTGTCGCGCCACGCACCTTCTACCGCTACTTCGCCGGCAAGGAAGAGTGCCTCGCCCCGCTCTTCTCCGCGGGCGTCGAGAAGTGGGCCGAGGCCGTCCGTGACGCCCCGGCCGACCTGTCCGTGCCGGAGGCGCTTCGCCACGCCGTCGTCCAGACCCTCACCCCGGGCGTCGGGCTGCGACCTGAGTCCATGGACTGGGTCCGCGCTCTGCTCCGCTTGGCCGAGGGGAGCCCGGCGCTGCTGAGGGTGTGGGGCGAGGCGTGTCAGGGGGCGGAGCGGACGCTGGCGCAGGTACTGGAGGCGAGGGCGTCCGTGGCGGGCGGCGGGGCGGAGTTCCGGCTCGGTGCCGCCGTGGCCGGTGCGGCGGTTCGCGTGGCGGTGGAGGCCTGGGCCGCCGGTGACGAGCCGGCCGACGGTCCGGCCGGACCGGTCGCGCTCGCGGTACGTCATCTGGAAGCGCTGCGTGACTTCCCCTGGGGCGCTGTGTGA
- a CDS encoding sigma-70 family RNA polymerase sigma factor: MATRAVARRQSATGETTDAARSVRAVGGEIADRDLVGMYLDEIARTPLLDAAKEVELSQIIEAGVFARQILDDEVDAPKADATREELEALVAEGERAKDVFIRSNLRLVVAVARRYPRSGLPLLDLIQEGNAGLVRAVEKFDYRKGFKFSTYATWWIRQAITRSIADQSRTIRLPVHLVEELGRIRRVQREFNRKNGREPEHAEIAAELDSTPERVTDVLDWARDPVSLNMSVDDDGDTQFGDLLEDTSAVSPEQSVLTLLRSEELDDLIGRLDQRTASIIKMRYGIDDGRERTLTEVGKEHGLTRERIRQIEKHALLELKKLARDTGFDAAA; encoded by the coding sequence ATGGCAACCCGTGCCGTCGCCCGTCGTCAGTCCGCCACCGGCGAGACCACCGACGCGGCACGCAGTGTTCGCGCCGTAGGCGGCGAAATCGCCGACCGCGACCTGGTCGGCATGTACCTCGACGAGATCGCGCGTACGCCGCTGCTCGACGCCGCCAAGGAAGTCGAGCTGTCCCAGATCATCGAGGCGGGTGTGTTCGCTCGGCAGATCCTCGACGACGAGGTCGATGCCCCCAAGGCGGATGCGACCCGCGAGGAGCTCGAGGCGCTGGTCGCCGAGGGGGAGCGGGCCAAGGATGTCTTCATCCGCTCCAACCTGCGGTTGGTCGTCGCCGTGGCCCGGCGGTATCCCCGTAGCGGCCTGCCCCTGCTCGACCTGATCCAGGAGGGCAACGCGGGCCTGGTGCGCGCGGTCGAGAAGTTCGACTACCGCAAGGGCTTCAAGTTCTCGACGTACGCCACGTGGTGGATCCGTCAGGCCATCACCCGCTCCATCGCCGACCAGTCGCGCACGATCCGCCTCCCCGTGCACCTGGTCGAGGAGCTGGGCCGGATCCGTCGCGTGCAGCGCGAGTTCAACCGCAAGAACGGGCGCGAGCCCGAGCACGCGGAGATCGCCGCCGAGCTGGACTCGACCCCGGAGCGTGTGACGGATGTCCTGGACTGGGCCCGCGACCCGGTCTCGCTGAACATGTCGGTGGACGACGACGGTGACACCCAGTTCGGTGACCTCCTCGAGGACACCTCCGCGGTCTCGCCCGAGCAGTCCGTCCTCACCCTGCTGCGCAGCGAGGAGCTCGACGACCTGATCGGCCGCCTCGACCAGCGCACGGCCTCGATCATCAAGATGCGGTACGGCATCGACGACGGCCGGGAGCGCACGCTCACGGAGGTCGGCAAGGAGCACGGGCTCACCCGTGAGCGCATCCGCCAGATCGAGAAGCACGCGCTGCTGGAGCTGAAGAAGCTGGCTCGCGACACCGGTTTTGACGCGGCGGCTTAA
- a CDS encoding GNAT family N-acetyltransferase has translation MATERTEVQVRPGVEADLDALTAIYNHYVRETPITFDTAVFTSEERRPWLLSHPEDGPHRLMVATDTDSQGVPGNAQRILGYATSSAFRPKPAYATSVEVTIYLAPDAGGRGVGTLLYKALFEALADEDVHRAYAGIAQPNEASVRLHERFGFRYVGTYREVGRKFGRYWDVAWYEKNL, from the coding sequence ATGGCAACGGAACGTACAGAGGTGCAGGTCAGGCCAGGAGTCGAGGCCGACCTCGACGCTCTCACGGCCATCTACAACCACTACGTCCGCGAGACGCCCATCACCTTCGACACTGCCGTCTTCACCTCGGAAGAGCGTCGTCCTTGGCTGCTCTCCCACCCTGAAGACGGCCCGCACCGCCTGATGGTTGCCACGGACACGGACTCACAGGGGGTTCCCGGGAACGCACAGCGAATTCTGGGATACGCCACGTCAAGCGCCTTCCGCCCCAAGCCCGCCTACGCCACCTCCGTCGAGGTCACCATCTACCTCGCCCCGGACGCGGGCGGCCGGGGCGTCGGCACGCTGCTCTACAAGGCCCTCTTCGAGGCGCTCGCCGACGAGGACGTGCACCGCGCCTACGCGGGCATCGCCCAACCCAACGAAGCGTCCGTGCGGCTGCACGAACGCTTCGGGTTCCGCTACGTCGGTACGTACCGGGAGGTGGGCCGGAAGTTCGGCCGGTACTGGGATGTGGCCTGGTACGAGAAGAACCTCTAG
- a CDS encoding dioxygenase family protein: MSVATSAVTEGRAPQERMPALYLSHGAPPLADDPIWPGELAAWSAELPRPKAILMVSAHWEEAPLALGAVQTVPLVYDFWGFPEHYYQVRYAAPGAPQLAESVRKLLRAPGVPVQDIPDRGLDHGAYVPLVEMFPDADIPVLQISMPTLDPVKLMEIGRKLAPLRDEGVLIVGSGFFTHNLAALRQAGVPSWSVEFDDWGHRALDARDWDALLDFGHKSPAGLLAHPRTEHFAPLFVTMGAADATGELDEQRSVIDGFWLGLAKRSVQFG, from the coding sequence ATGTCTGTCGCCACGTCTGCCGTCACCGAGGGGCGTGCCCCGCAGGAGCGCATGCCCGCCCTCTACCTCAGTCATGGCGCTCCGCCGCTCGCCGACGACCCGATCTGGCCCGGAGAGCTGGCCGCCTGGTCCGCCGAACTGCCCCGTCCCAAGGCGATCCTGATGGTCTCCGCCCACTGGGAGGAGGCCCCGCTGGCCCTCGGCGCGGTCCAGACCGTACCGCTCGTCTACGACTTCTGGGGCTTCCCCGAGCACTACTACCAGGTCCGGTACGCGGCTCCCGGCGCCCCCCAACTCGCCGAGTCCGTACGGAAGCTGCTGCGCGCCCCGGGCGTTCCCGTCCAGGACATCCCGGACCGCGGCCTCGACCACGGTGCCTACGTCCCCCTCGTCGAGATGTTCCCCGACGCCGACATCCCTGTCCTGCAGATCTCCATGCCGACCCTCGATCCGGTGAAGCTGATGGAGATCGGACGCAAGCTGGCGCCGCTGCGCGACGAGGGCGTCCTGATCGTGGGCTCCGGCTTCTTCACCCACAACCTGGCCGCGCTGCGCCAGGCCGGCGTCCCCTCCTGGTCGGTCGAGTTCGACGACTGGGGCCACCGCGCCCTGGACGCCCGTGACTGGGACGCCCTGCTCGACTTCGGCCACAAGTCCCCGGCCGGCCTGCTCGCCCACCCCCGCACCGAGCACTTCGCCCCGCTCTTCGTGACGATGGGCGCGGCGGACGCCACGGGCGAGCTGGACGAGCAGCGGTCGGTGATCGACGGGTTCTGGCTGGGGCTGGCCAAGCGGTCGGTTCAGTTCGGCTAG
- a CDS encoding MarR family winged helix-turn-helix transcriptional regulator: MTTASASAEEPRWLTDEEQRTWRAYMNAATLLEDHLDRQLQRDAGMPHVYYGLLVQLVEAPRRRLRMTELAMNAKITRSRLSHAIARLEKNGWVRREDCPSDKRGQFAVLTDAGYEVLSKAAPGHVDAVRQAFFDRLTPEQHKALGEAMRIIAEGLQPKDAGADLPWLR, from the coding sequence ATGACTACGGCATCCGCATCCGCTGAAGAGCCGCGCTGGCTCACCGACGAGGAACAGCGCACCTGGCGTGCGTACATGAACGCCGCCACCCTCCTCGAGGACCATCTCGACCGTCAGCTGCAGCGCGACGCGGGCATGCCGCACGTCTACTACGGTCTGCTCGTCCAGCTCGTCGAGGCGCCGCGCAGAAGGCTGCGGATGACCGAGCTGGCCATGAACGCGAAGATCACCCGCTCGCGCCTCTCGCACGCGATCGCCCGCCTGGAGAAGAACGGGTGGGTGCGCCGCGAGGACTGCCCCTCCGACAAGCGGGGCCAGTTCGCCGTCCTCACCGACGCCGGTTACGAGGTGCTGAGCAAGGCCGCGCCGGGCCATGTCGACGCCGTACGGCAGGCCTTCTTCGACCGGCTCACGCCCGAACAGCACAAAGCCCTCGGCGAGGCCATGCGGATCATCGCCGAGGGGCTGCAGCCGAAGGACGCGGGCGCGGACCTGCCTTGGCTGCGTTGA
- a CDS encoding MFS transporter, translating into MSETGTSASAKSAAELADAHSNRWKALAFIALAQLMVVLDATIVNIALPSAQQDLGISDGNRQWVITAYALAFGGLLLFGGRIADLWGRKRTFVTGLIGFAGASAIGGAAQSEAMLLGARALQGAFGALLAPAALSLLAVMFTDAKERAKAFGIYGAIAGGGGAVGLILGGFLTEYLNWRWTFFVNIPFAIIAALGAYFVIREPAGGRNRSPLDIPGVILSTLGLVSLVYGFTRAESNGWGDSTTIGLFVASAVLLAAFVFTESKVKAPLLPLRVITERNRGGVYLSLGLAIIAMFGLFLFLTYYLQIVKGYSPVKTGFAFLPMIAGMITGSTQIGARLMTRVPPRLLMAPGFALAALGMLLLTQMEINSSYAGLLLPAQLLLGLGMGTAFMPAMSLATYGVQPQDAGVASAMVNTSQQVGGAIGTALLNTIAASATTSYIKDHIGGAASKSQQQLVQLQGMVNGYTNAIWFAVGILVVAATIAATLVNTGRPDMSAASGAGDGAEDEVKVPVIAH; encoded by the coding sequence ATGTCTGAAACAGGCACCTCAGCCTCGGCAAAGTCGGCGGCCGAACTCGCCGACGCACACAGCAACCGCTGGAAAGCGCTCGCGTTCATCGCGCTCGCCCAGCTGATGGTCGTCCTCGACGCGACCATCGTGAACATCGCGCTGCCCTCCGCCCAGCAGGACCTGGGGATATCGGACGGCAACCGGCAGTGGGTCATCACGGCCTACGCCCTCGCCTTCGGCGGTCTGCTGCTCTTCGGCGGCCGTATCGCCGACCTGTGGGGCCGCAAGCGCACCTTCGTCACCGGTCTGATCGGCTTCGCGGGCGCTTCCGCCATCGGCGGCGCCGCGCAGAGCGAGGCGATGCTGCTCGGCGCCCGCGCCCTGCAGGGCGCCTTCGGTGCCCTCCTGGCCCCCGCCGCGCTCTCGCTGCTCGCGGTGATGTTCACCGACGCCAAGGAGCGCGCCAAGGCGTTCGGCATCTACGGTGCGATCGCCGGTGGCGGTGGCGCCGTCGGCCTGATCCTCGGCGGCTTCCTCACCGAGTACCTGAACTGGCGCTGGACGTTCTTCGTGAACATCCCGTTCGCGATCATCGCCGCCCTCGGCGCGTACTTCGTCATCCGTGAGCCGGCCGGCGGCCGCAACCGTTCGCCGCTCGACATCCCCGGTGTCATCCTCTCCACCCTGGGTCTGGTCTCCCTGGTCTACGGCTTCACCCGTGCCGAGTCCAACGGCTGGGGCGACTCCACCACCATCGGTCTGTTCGTCGCCTCGGCGGTGCTGCTCGCGGCCTTCGTGTTCACCGAGTCCAAGGTCAAGGCCCCGCTGCTGCCCCTGCGCGTCATCACCGAGCGCAACCGCGGCGGTGTCTACCTCTCGCTCGGCCTCGCGATCATCGCGATGTTCGGCCTGTTCCTGTTCCTGACCTACTACCTGCAGATCGTGAAGGGCTACTCGCCGGTCAAGACCGGCTTCGCCTTCCTGCCGATGATCGCGGGCATGATCACGGGCTCCACCCAGATCGGCGCCCGTCTGATGACCCGCGTCCCGCCGCGGCTGCTGATGGCACCGGGCTTCGCCCTGGCCGCCCTGGGCATGCTGCTGCTGACCCAGATGGAGATCAACTCCTCCTACGCGGGTCTGCTGCTCCCGGCCCAGCTGCTGCTCGGCCTCGGTATGGGTACGGCGTTCATGCCCGCCATGTCCCTGGCCACGTACGGTGTCCAGCCGCAGGACGCCGGTGTCGCCTCCGCGATGGTCAACACCTCGCAGCAGGTGGGCGGCGCGATCGGTACGGCCCTGCTGAACACGATCGCCGCCTCGGCGACCACCTCGTACATCAAGGACCACATCGGTGGCGCCGCCTCCAAGTCGCAGCAGCAGCTCGTCCAGCTGCAGGGCATGGTGAACGGCTACACCAACGCCATCTGGTTCGCCGTCGGCATCCTGGTGGTCGCGGCCACGATCGCCGCGACCCTCGTCAACACCGGCCGCCCGGACATGTCCGCGGCCTCCGGCGCGGGCGACGGTGCCGAGGACGAGGTCAAGGTGCCGGTGATCGCCCACTGA
- a CDS encoding TetR/AcrR family transcriptional regulator yields the protein METATPVKRRVPRPRADALRNRERIVAAAREMFVEFGPDVPFDEIARRAGVGNATVYRNFPDRDALAREVVCSVMDRTSEWIESALMEGGDAFQALSDFVHFAADERIGALCPMLSAAFDQHHPDLFAASERTMELVGALMRRAREAGQLRPDVESGDLMVAVSQLTRPLPGTACQGIDRFVHRHLQLFLDGLRAPARSVLPGVAATVEDLRTA from the coding sequence GTGGAGACCGCCACCCCCGTGAAGCGTCGCGTGCCCCGGCCCCGCGCCGATGCCCTGCGCAACCGGGAGCGGATCGTCGCCGCCGCGCGTGAGATGTTCGTCGAGTTCGGCCCCGACGTGCCGTTCGACGAGATCGCCCGCCGCGCCGGTGTCGGCAACGCCACGGTGTACCGCAACTTCCCGGACCGCGACGCGCTCGCGCGGGAGGTCGTCTGCTCGGTCATGGACCGTACGTCGGAGTGGATCGAGTCGGCTCTCATGGAGGGCGGCGACGCCTTCCAGGCGCTGAGCGACTTCGTGCACTTCGCGGCGGACGAGCGGATCGGCGCCCTGTGCCCCATGCTCTCCGCAGCCTTCGACCAGCACCACCCGGATCTGTTCGCCGCAAGCGAGCGGACCATGGAGCTGGTCGGCGCGCTGATGAGGCGCGCCCGCGAGGCCGGACAGTTGCGGCCCGACGTCGAGTCAGGTGACCTCATGGTCGCCGTCAGTCAGCTCACCCGGCCGCTGCCCGGCACCGCGTGCCAGGGCATCGACCGCTTCGTGCACCGTCATCTGCAGCTGTTCCTGGACGGTCTGCGGGCACCGGCCCGCTCCGTACTGCCCGGAGTGGCGGCCACCGTGGAGGATCTGCGAACAGCCTGA